The stretch of DNA GGTCGATGGGCTCGCTCATGCGCGCCACCTGGCCGGCCGTGGCCACCGTCTCGGTGGCCCTGCTCGTGGCCACGCCCGTGTTCTGGGTCAACGGCTGGCGACTGACCGCCATCACCCTGGGGGAGGCGCGCGCCGCGGCCATGGGCATCAACGTGGCGCGCCTGCGCGCGTGGACCCTGGTCGGGGTCTCGCTGCTGGCCGCCCTGTCCGTGGCCTTCGTGGGGATCATCGGCTTCGTGGGGCTCGTGGGACCGCACATGGCCCGCGGCCTGGTGGGGGAGGATCAGCGCTTCCTCGTACCCGCCTCCATCCTGGCCGGCTCCACCCTGCTGACCGCCGCGCACGCCACCAGCCAGGTCATCGTCCCGGGAGTGGCCGTGCCCGTCGGCATCCTGACCGCCCTCGTGGGCGTGCCGGTGTTCCTCACCATCATCTTCGGACGCCAGCGCTCGGCGGTCAGGAGCGGTTCATGAGCCTGACGCTGAACAACCTCACCTTCTCCTACGGTCGGCGTGCCGTCCTCAAAGGGGTCGACGCCACCTGGGAGACGGGCCAGATGGTCGGTCTGCTCGGCCCCAACGGCGCCGGCAAGTCGACGCTCGTCACCTGCGTGGCCCAGCTGCGCCGCTACCTGGGGGAGGTGACCTTCGAGGGGCGCAGGGGACGGGACCTGCGCGGCATGATCGGCTACATGCCGCAGGGCCTGCCCGGTGACGCCGCCCTGACCGCCCTGGAGTCGGTGCTCACCGCCTCACGGCGCGGGATGACCTGGCACACGAGCCGCGCCGATATCGACCTGGCCTGGGGTGCCCTGGACGAGCTCGGTGTGGCCGAGCTGGCCGACCGTCCCCTGGGTCAGCTCTCCGGCGGTCAGCGCCAGCTCGTGGCCCTGGCCCAGACACTCGTGCGCGACCCCGGGCTCATCCTGCTCGACGAGCCCACCTCCGCCCTCGACCTGCGCCGTCAGGTCTCGGTGCTCTCCCACGTGCGGCGGATCTGCCATCGGGACACCGGGCGCCTCGCCGTCGTCGCCCTGCACGACCTCAACCTGGCGGCCCGCTTCTGCGACCGCCTCGCCGTGCTTGCCGGCGGGACGGTCCTCGCCGAGGGCACACCCGCCGAGGTGCTCCAGCCCGACACCCTCGCCGAGGTCTACGGGCTGCGGGTGCGCATCGTGCCCGACGGCGACCACCTCATGGTCGCCCCCGAGACCGAGCAGGGGACCTGAGCCG from Actinomyces sp. Marseille-P3109 encodes:
- a CDS encoding ABC transporter ATP-binding protein; translated protein: MSLTLNNLTFSYGRRAVLKGVDATWETGQMVGLLGPNGAGKSTLVTCVAQLRRYLGEVTFEGRRGRDLRGMIGYMPQGLPGDAALTALESVLTASRRGMTWHTSRADIDLAWGALDELGVAELADRPLGQLSGGQRQLVALAQTLVRDPGLILLDEPTSALDLRRQVSVLSHVRRICHRDTGRLAVVALHDLNLAARFCDRLAVLAGGTVLAEGTPAEVLQPDTLAEVYGLRVRIVPDGDHLMVAPETEQGT